The following coding sequences are from one Treponema parvum window:
- a CDS encoding BrnT family toxin: MTIVQGHFEWDSEKDEINIKKHGFSFEEILSMFDDPQFIERVDLEHSTVEEERFIGFGNINGLVIVATIFTERDRIRIISSRLATKKEEAFYYEQRKNFDS; encoded by the coding sequence ATGACAATCGTTCAAGGACATTTTGAATGGGATAGCGAAAAGGATGAAATAAACATTAAAAAGCACGGATTCTCTTTTGAAGAAATTCTCAGTATGTTCGATGATCCTCAGTTTATCGAAAGAGTGGATTTAGAGCATTCAACTGTCGAGGAAGAAAGATTTATCGGGTTTGGCAATATAAACGGATTAGTAATAGTTGCAACAATTTTTACAGAACGAGACCGAATAAGAATTATTTCTTCACGTCTTGCAACAAAAAAAGAAGAGGCTTTTTATTATGAACAACGAAAAAACTTTGACAGCTGA
- a CDS encoding BrnA antitoxin family protein: protein MNNEKTLTAERVAEIRARGIDFSDIPEITDFTGFKPRYPQYFKPKREQVSIRLSKYLVDHFKAMGKGWQTKLNDFLMEAVNKGLI from the coding sequence ATGAACAACGAAAAAACTTTGACAGCTGAAAGAGTTGCGGAAATCAGAGCAAGGGGAATTGATTTTTCAGACATTCCCGAAATTACGGATTTTACAGGCTTTAAACCTAGATACCCGCAGTACTTTAAGCCTAAAAGAGAGCAAGTCTCAATTAGATTAAGCAAATATCTTGTTGACCACTTTAAGGCAATGGGTAAAGGCTGGCAAACCAAGTTAAATGATTTTTTGATGGAAGCGGTAAACAAAGGTCTGATATGA
- a CDS encoding ABC transporter substrate-binding protein, which translates to MKKFIFLFGILSLLFYSCAKNEKGAKNAKDTENKKNTPSVVRINISSEPDSLDPWQSAAADTVSVFSNVFEGLLRSSPSGELLPCIASDFNISEDKLTYTFNLKKNVVFHNGQKLTARDVLYSYNRFSGLDGKKPVSNKFTSVRAVSASDDYTFKVELFRPDASFLALCRSAILPEGYTAQAEKPVGTGPFRFVSYVPGQKIVFEKNDLYYDERKPKVDRVEVYIMTNPASVISALRSGQLDIAYFINGDDAKLFSSDYNIFSCAQNMVQLLALNNEYGPFKDLRVRQALNYAINKKDIIDGVWAGFADELYTNFSPAFKIYYNDALSSCYNFDVEKAKALLKEAGYADGFDLTITVPSNYEPHVRAAEIIVSQLARVNIRANIRMTEWASWLDRVYGKALYEATVIAFQGKIEPNDILARYESENKRNFIRFKNLDFDKTLASALIETDLEKRISMYKECQKIMTENAASVFICDPSLIVASRKDLHGYTFYPFTFIDFSVWYYE; encoded by the coding sequence ATGAAAAAGTTTATTTTTTTGTTCGGAATTCTGTCGCTTTTGTTTTATTCCTGCGCAAAAAACGAAAAAGGCGCAAAAAATGCAAAAGATACGGAAAACAAAAAAAATACGCCGTCCGTCGTGCGGATAAATATAAGTTCGGAACCGGACAGCCTTGATCCGTGGCAGTCCGCCGCCGCCGATACCGTGTCTGTGTTTTCAAATGTTTTTGAAGGACTTTTGCGCTCGTCGCCTTCAGGCGAACTGCTTCCCTGCATCGCAAGCGATTTCAATATTTCCGAAGATAAACTTACGTATACGTTCAACCTTAAAAAAAACGTAGTGTTTCATAACGGGCAAAAACTGACGGCCCGCGACGTCTTATACAGCTACAATCGTTTTTCGGGGCTTGACGGTAAAAAACCTGTTTCAAATAAATTTACTTCTGTGCGCGCCGTTTCCGCATCCGACGACTACACGTTTAAGGTCGAGCTTTTCAGGCCTGACGCGTCGTTTTTAGCCCTGTGCAGGAGTGCAATATTGCCCGAAGGGTATACGGCTCAAGCGGAAAAACCTGTAGGAACGGGACCTTTCAGATTTGTTTCGTACGTTCCGGGTCAAAAAATCGTTTTTGAAAAGAACGATTTGTATTACGATGAAAGAAAACCTAAGGTAGACAGGGTGGAAGTCTACATAATGACAAACCCCGCTTCCGTGATTTCTGCCCTTCGCTCAGGTCAACTCGACATTGCGTATTTTATCAACGGCGACGATGCAAAACTTTTTAGTTCCGATTACAATATTTTTTCTTGCGCTCAAAACATGGTTCAGCTTTTGGCTTTAAATAATGAATACGGCCCGTTTAAAGATCTTCGCGTAAGACAGGCGTTGAATTATGCGATTAACAAAAAGGATATTATAGACGGAGTATGGGCGGGCTTTGCGGACGAGCTTTACACGAATTTCAGCCCGGCTTTTAAAATTTACTACAACGACGCTCTTTCGTCCTGCTATAATTTTGACGTTGAAAAAGCCAAAGCGCTTTTAAAAGAAGCGGGATATGCCGACGGTTTTGATTTGACTATAACCGTTCCGTCAAATTACGAACCTCATGTGCGCGCCGCTGAAATAATCGTAAGCCAGCTTGCGAGAGTTAATATACGCGCGAATATACGGATGACGGAATGGGCTTCATGGCTTGACAGGGTTTACGGCAAAGCCCTGTATGAGGCTACCGTCATCGCCTTTCAAGGCAAGATCGAACCTAACGATATTCTTGCACGCTACGAGTCTGAAAACAAGCGCAATTTTATAAGGTTTAAGAATCTCGATTTCGATAAAACTCTGGCTTCCGCTCTTATTGAAACCGATCTTGAAAAACGTATTTCCATGTATAAGGAATGCCAAAAGATCATGACTGAAAACGCCGCTTCCGTTTTTATCTGCGATCCGAGTTTGATCGTAGCTTCACGAAAAGATCTTCACGGATACACGTTTTACCCCTTTACGTTTATTGATTTTTCCGTCTGGTATTATGAATAG
- a CDS encoding ABC transporter permease, which produces MLYYFRKAAGFLTTVFLISVITFAVFQVLPGDPAAAILGVDADPVQLENLRASMNLEYSAPVRYFLWIKNLLKGDMGQSFRYQKSVNAIVFGAFTVTFQLSLLVLIITAAVGIPAGIWLAAHDKKKFSFPVSVLAQLGVSVPAFCAAVFFIVVFSVKLKIFPSMGYVPFSENPVACLKSLFLPSISLAFGSASILVRYMRSSVLAQLGKDYVRTARSKGMGERAVLVNHVLRNSLIPVITVLGMLVSEILGGSIIVENIFSLPGIGRMLASSIYSRDFPLIQGLVLYLSIVVVLCNFFIDILYSIIDPRIRLRGFKE; this is translated from the coding sequence TTGCTTTACTACTTTAGAAAAGCGGCCGGTTTTTTGACGACGGTCTTTCTTATTTCAGTGATTACCTTTGCCGTGTTTCAAGTGTTGCCGGGCGATCCCGCAGCGGCCATTTTAGGAGTGGACGCCGATCCCGTTCAGCTTGAAAATTTGCGCGCTTCAATGAACTTGGAGTATTCCGCGCCCGTTCGTTATTTTCTATGGATAAAAAATTTGCTTAAAGGAGATATGGGGCAGTCTTTTAGGTATCAAAAAAGCGTAAATGCGATAGTTTTCGGCGCTTTTACCGTTACATTCCAGCTTTCTCTTTTAGTATTGATAATCACTGCAGCCGTGGGAATACCGGCGGGGATATGGCTTGCCGCTCACGACAAAAAGAAATTTTCTTTTCCCGTAAGCGTTTTGGCGCAGTTGGGAGTTTCCGTTCCTGCATTTTGCGCCGCAGTCTTTTTTATTGTCGTATTTTCAGTAAAGTTAAAGATTTTTCCTTCCATGGGATACGTGCCTTTTTCTGAAAATCCCGTCGCCTGTCTTAAATCGCTTTTTTTGCCTTCGATTTCGCTTGCATTCGGGAGCGCTTCGATATTGGTACGTTACATGCGCTCAAGCGTGCTTGCCCAGCTCGGCAAAGACTATGTGCGCACTGCGCGCAGCAAGGGCATGGGAGAAAGAGCCGTCCTTGTCAATCATGTTCTACGCAATTCGCTTATTCCCGTTATAACCGTTTTGGGAATGCTCGTTTCGGAAATTTTAGGCGGAAGCATTATAGTCGAAAATATTTTTTCTCTTCCGGGAATAGGGCGGATGCTCGCTTCGTCCATATATTCCAGAGACTTTCCTCTAATACAGGGATTGGTGCTGTACCTTTCGATCGTCGTAGTTTTATGTAATTTTTTTATTGACATACTGTACTCGATTATCGATCCGCGCATACGATTGAGGGGTTTTAAAGAATGA
- a CDS encoding ABC transporter permease, with the protein MKAIFSDIKIIAGAFIVAFLFTFMIIGLFYLPYDPNGVDIAKKLSFFSAKHILGTDGLGRDIACRISVSLRISFFIGFTASGAGLVFGTAIGAAGGFFGGKADAVTSKFIDLLMAFPGILLALMLVAVLGNGLCNTVLALSIMNLPRFARISRSGFIKYRDSALVLAERARGASPFRIIFMHILPNIYAELLITYSLSFAVSIMNEAGLSYLGLGVEPPYASFGKMLSDAQNFIFSAPWLIIIPAVFLVLLVTGFTLISDGITSVREAHR; encoded by the coding sequence ATGAAGGCGATTTTTTCCGACATAAAAATCATAGCAGGCGCATTCATAGTCGCTTTTCTTTTTACCTTTATGATCATAGGTTTGTTTTATCTTCCTTACGATCCTAACGGCGTAGACATAGCAAAAAAACTGAGTTTTTTTTCGGCAAAACACATTTTGGGAACGGACGGTCTTGGACGCGACATTGCATGCAGAATATCAGTTTCGCTTAGAATTTCTTTTTTTATAGGATTTACGGCTTCCGGCGCGGGACTTGTTTTTGGAACGGCGATAGGCGCCGCCGGAGGATTTTTCGGAGGAAAGGCCGACGCCGTGACGAGCAAATTCATAGACTTGCTCATGGCCTTTCCCGGAATTTTGCTTGCGCTCATGCTTGTCGCGGTTTTGGGCAATGGGCTTTGCAACACCGTTTTGGCCCTCAGCATAATGAACCTTCCTCGTTTTGCACGCATTTCGAGAAGCGGTTTTATAAAATATCGCGATTCCGCCTTAGTTCTTGCGGAAAGAGCGCGGGGAGCTTCACCTTTTCGCATAATTTTTATGCACATATTGCCGAATATTTACGCCGAATTGCTTATCACATATTCTTTGAGTTTTGCCGTTTCGATCATGAACGAAGCGGGATTAAGTTATCTGGGGCTTGGAGTTGAGCCGCCGTACGCGAGCTTCGGAAAGATGCTAAGCGACGCACAGAATTTTATTTTTTCAGCTCCTTGGTTGATAATAATCCCTGCCGTTTTTTTAGTCCTTCTCGTGACGGGTTTTACTCTTATAAGCGACGGAATAACTTCCGTGCGGGAAGCGCACAGATGA
- a CDS encoding ABC transporter ATP-binding protein, translating into MSFEKILDVKDFSLSFMMRGRKAYAVKNISLEVFKGEIAALVGESGCGKTVTALSCMGLQPEDAVISGKIELAGRDVLSFSRKQWNSFRGKNVSMIFQEPMTSLNPLVKVGRQIAEAGIVHGFDKASAKKKALQLMEEVNLSGAKNMYDDYPFMLSGGQRQRIMIASALMNEPELLIADEPTSALDATTQLQIMKALCKINEEFKTSILFISHDIALVKKFCTRVYIMYAGSILECGGTKDVLENPVHPYTKALLKALPSAEKRNTELSLIQGCVPPIDFRPEDYSYLYERWPSAKYVCYRRGSVAAGACTSKSGTGAGMGVHKAYCHLHNVLEDV; encoded by the coding sequence ATGAGTTTTGAAAAGATCCTCGATGTAAAAGATTTTTCGCTTTCATTTATGATGAGAGGCCGCAAGGCTTACGCCGTAAAAAACATTTCTCTTGAAGTCTTTAAGGGAGAAATAGCAGCTCTCGTAGGGGAGTCCGGCTGCGGAAAAACCGTGACGGCTTTAAGCTGTATGGGGCTGCAGCCCGAAGACGCGGTGATAAGCGGGAAAATAGAACTTGCGGGCAGGGACGTGCTTTCGTTTTCACGAAAACAGTGGAATTCTTTTCGCGGAAAAAATGTTTCAATGATTTTTCAAGAGCCTATGACGTCTCTCAACCCCTTGGTAAAGGTAGGGCGGCAGATCGCAGAAGCGGGAATCGTTCACGGTTTTGACAAAGCGTCTGCAAAAAAAAAGGCGCTTCAACTCATGGAAGAAGTAAACCTGTCTGGCGCAAAAAACATGTACGACGATTATCCGTTCATGCTTTCCGGTGGACAGCGTCAACGTATTATGATAGCCTCTGCCTTGATGAACGAACCCGAGCTTCTCATTGCCGACGAACCGACTTCCGCGCTTGATGCGACTACTCAGCTGCAGATAATGAAGGCGCTTTGCAAGATAAACGAAGAATTTAAAACTTCCATCTTATTTATATCCCATGACATTGCTCTTGTAAAAAAATTCTGTACGCGGGTTTACATAATGTACGCAGGCTCTATTCTCGAATGCGGCGGCACAAAAGATGTGCTTGAAAATCCCGTACACCCTTACACAAAGGCTCTTTTAAAAGCTCTGCCTTCTGCCGAAAAAAGAAATACCGAATTGTCGCTGATACAGGGTTGTGTGCCTCCCATAGATTTCAGGCCGGAAGATTATTCGTATCTGTATGAAAGGTGGCCGTCTGCAAAGTATGTGTGCTATCGCAGAGGTTCCGTGGCGGCGGGCGCTTGTACTTCTAAGTCTGGAACAGGGGCGGGTATGGGCGTTCACAAGGCGTACTGTCATCTTCACAATGTTCTTGAGGATGTATGA
- a CDS encoding ABC transporter ATP-binding protein has protein sequence MKNNTVIRCEHLHKTYVSRFGKKNTAVKDVSLSINEGETFGLVGESGCGKTTLGYMLLDLLKPSDGRVFFYGKDTAKFDRKERKNFRRNCQIVFQDPYSAIDGKKKLSFLIREGLDIHGVNNTKEKREELVARIMENVGLDPFMKDRRPETLSGGQRQRVAIAQALVLSPKFVVCDEIVSSLDVLIQAQVLDLLKKLQKQFSLTYLFISHNLNVVCYMADRIAVMYKGEIVETGSVEQILKAPCHPYTKELFNCAKLIG, from the coding sequence ATGAAAAATAATACGGTTATACGCTGCGAACACCTCCATAAGACCTATGTAAGCCGGTTCGGTAAAAAAAATACGGCCGTAAAAGACGTTTCGCTGTCCATAAATGAAGGAGAAACTTTCGGCCTTGTGGGGGAATCGGGCTGCGGAAAGACGACATTGGGCTACATGCTTCTGGATCTTTTAAAACCCTCAGACGGACGCGTTTTCTTTTACGGAAAAGACACCGCAAAGTTTGACCGAAAGGAGCGCAAAAATTTCAGAAGAAATTGCCAGATTGTTTTTCAGGATCCGTATTCTGCGATCGACGGCAAAAAAAAGCTTTCGTTTCTTATCCGGGAAGGCCTTGATATTCACGGAGTAAATAATACGAAAGAAAAACGCGAAGAACTTGTAGCAAGGATAATGGAGAACGTAGGGCTCGATCCTTTTATGAAAGACAGACGCCCCGAAACCCTTTCCGGCGGGCAGAGGCAAAGGGTAGCGATCGCGCAGGCCTTGGTCTTGAGTCCTAAGTTCGTCGTCTGTGACGAAATCGTTTCGTCGCTGGATGTGTTGATACAGGCTCAGGTTTTGGATCTTCTAAAAAAACTTCAAAAACAGTTTTCTTTGACATATCTGTTTATTTCGCATAATCTGAACGTCGTCTGTTATATGGCCGACCGTATCGCCGTCATGTATAAGGGGGAAATCGTAGAAACTGGTTCCGTCGAACAGATACTAAAAGCTCCGTGTCATCCGTACACGAAAGAGCTTTTTAACTGTGCAAAACTTATAGGCTGA
- a CDS encoding deoxycytidylate deaminase, giving the protein MSENSNEKYVRPTWDEYFMEVCRAVAKRATCDRGRSGCVIAKENRLLVTGYVGSPAGLPHCDEVGHLMRKVLRSDGTISQHCVRTVHAEQNAICQAAKCGIAIEGATLYCKMTPCRTCAMLIINCGIKRVVCENHYHDEADSLEMFKQAGIAVEHVNDTVQTYKNM; this is encoded by the coding sequence ATGAGTGAGAATTCAAATGAAAAGTATGTGCGCCCTACGTGGGATGAATACTTTATGGAAGTTTGCCGTGCCGTGGCCAAAAGAGCCACCTGCGACAGAGGTCGTTCCGGCTGCGTCATCGCAAAAGAAAACCGCCTTTTAGTTACCGGTTATGTGGGATCGCCGGCGGGGCTTCCTCATTGCGACGAAGTAGGACATCTCATGCGCAAAGTGCTCCGCTCGGACGGAACGATTTCGCAGCATTGCGTAAGAACGGTGCATGCGGAACAGAACGCAATATGTCAGGCCGCCAAGTGCGGAATCGCCATCGAAGGCGCCACGCTGTATTGCAAGATGACTCCCTGCCGCACCTGCGCCATGCTTATCATAAACTGCGGAATAAAACGCGTCGTATGCGAAAATCATTACCACGACGAAGCGGATTCGCTTGAGATGTTTAAACAAGCCGGAATAGCGGTTGAGCACGTGAACGACACCGTGCAGACTTATAAAAATATGTAG
- the thrC gene encoding threonine synthase gives MIYTDTRDRAVKADFKTAVINGMNSATGGLYIPVSYPKMDKDLLNKTSEPSFCDIAFNMAKPYVDKEIPDSELSAIIQDSYPFISKLVPIDQVTYVLELSHGPTCAFKDFGARFMARVMAYFNRNEDKNLHILVATSGDTGSAVGSAFQGVEGIDVTILYPEGKISPLQDKQLSTFTGNVRAIRIKGTFDDCQKLVKTAFTDEDLRKKLRLSSANSINISRLLPQAFYYMYAALAVKNRSRHDNTIENPSIITCVPSGNFGNLTSGLIAREMGAPIEGFTAATNENHTVPDWIAMGKYNARPSVETYANAMDVGAPSNYERIVSMYTLDQIRHMFASYWLDNEGIISAIRECNRKTGYIIDPHGAVAWKAWDDIRNGAMKRLCEGLKGDYKSPGLTPNVPDWANSVTGKKAVGIVLETAHPAKFGETVQKAIGREPPMPSRLEAVLRLPDNAVSMENDYEQFKSWLIENL, from the coding sequence TTGATTTATACCGATACCAGAGACAGGGCTGTAAAAGCGGATTTTAAGACGGCGGTCATAAACGGAATGAATTCCGCGACGGGCGGGCTGTATATTCCAGTTTCGTATCCCAAGATGGACAAGGATCTTTTAAATAAGACATCCGAGCCTTCGTTTTGCGACATAGCGTTCAATATGGCTAAACCCTATGTGGACAAAGAAATTCCCGACAGCGAATTGAGCGCAATAATACAGGACTCGTATCCGTTTATTTCAAAACTGGTTCCCATAGATCAAGTAACCTATGTGCTGGAGCTGTCTCACGGGCCTACGTGCGCGTTTAAGGACTTCGGCGCGCGCTTTATGGCGCGGGTAATGGCATACTTCAACAGAAACGAAGATAAGAACCTTCACATATTGGTGGCGACTTCAGGAGACACGGGAAGCGCCGTCGGCAGCGCTTTTCAGGGCGTGGAAGGCATAGACGTCACGATTTTATATCCTGAAGGAAAGATAAGCCCGCTTCAGGACAAACAGCTTTCGACGTTCACGGGGAATGTAAGAGCCATAAGGATAAAAGGCACGTTTGACGACTGCCAAAAGCTTGTAAAGACGGCCTTTACGGATGAAGACCTACGCAAAAAGCTCCGCCTTTCTTCTGCAAATTCGATAAATATATCAAGGCTTTTGCCGCAAGCCTTTTATTACATGTACGCCGCTCTCGCCGTTAAGAACAGATCCAGACATGACAATACGATCGAAAACCCTTCGATAATAACCTGTGTTCCGTCCGGAAACTTCGGTAACCTTACGTCGGGTCTTATCGCCAGAGAAATGGGCGCTCCCATCGAGGGCTTTACGGCGGCTACTAACGAGAACCATACCGTGCCCGATTGGATTGCGATGGGTAAATACAATGCGCGCCCTTCCGTAGAAACATACGCAAACGCAATGGACGTAGGAGCTCCGAGCAACTACGAACGCATCGTTTCCATGTATACGCTCGATCAGATAAGACACATGTTCGCCTCATACTGGCTTGACAACGAGGGAATAATAAGCGCGATAAGAGAATGTAACCGTAAAACAGGCTACATAATAGATCCGCACGGAGCCGTCGCATGGAAAGCTTGGGACGATATACGAAACGGAGCGATGAAAAGGCTTTGCGAAGGCCTGAAAGGCGATTACAAGTCTCCGGGACTTACGCCGAACGTTCCCGACTGGGCGAATTCGGTGACGGGGAAAAAAGCCGTGGGAATAGTTCTGGAGACCGCTCACCCTGCAAAATTCGGCGAAACGGTGCAAAAGGCTATAGGAAGAGAGCCCCCCATGCCTTCGAGACTGGAAGCGGTTCTGCGGCTGCCCGACAACGCCGTTTCAATGGAAAACGACTATGAGCAATTCAAGTCGTGGCTGATCGAAAACCTATAG
- the alr gene encoding alanine racemase, protein MRSTKLIVDLKNLSHNFRTVRSLVKRNVKICAAVKADAYGHGAVRVAQKLLEEGVDFLAVAAADEGLELRSEGINTPILVLSLCAPGEIELLVKNNLTPLVFDCEYVNLFERAAGKLKKHGFPVHLAVDTGMGRIGCAPEEAAFVAGFIKNKCLNLKLEGMCTHFASSDGIGKDDVIYTENQIKAFTKAWKAVADSGTDPGIRHCANSAAIFSLPETHLDMVRPGIVLYGYYPGQITKEYLDKKEIHTDLRPVMTFETQIAALRHFKSGSSVSYGYTWTASSETRIAILPVGYADGLLRCFSPGLEVAVGGKLYPVRGRICMDQCMIEIGMNNGGVKRWDRAVIFGSREEGAILSAEDVAKISGTISYEVMTGISKRVPRVYR, encoded by the coding sequence ATGCGGAGCACAAAACTCATAGTCGATCTTAAAAATCTCAGTCATAATTTCAGGACGGTACGTTCTTTAGTAAAAAGAAACGTAAAGATATGTGCAGCTGTAAAAGCGGACGCTTACGGACACGGCGCAGTACGTGTGGCGCAAAAATTGCTCGAAGAAGGTGTCGACTTTCTTGCGGTAGCCGCCGCAGACGAAGGTCTCGAACTCAGATCTGAGGGAATAAATACTCCTATCCTTGTCTTAAGCCTGTGCGCGCCCGGAGAAATCGAGCTTTTGGTGAAAAATAATCTTACGCCTCTCGTTTTCGACTGCGAGTACGTAAATCTTTTTGAACGAGCCGCCGGCAAATTGAAAAAACACGGTTTTCCGGTCCATCTGGCCGTAGATACCGGTATGGGCAGGATAGGCTGTGCGCCTGAAGAAGCCGCTTTTGTAGCGGGTTTTATTAAAAATAAGTGTCTCAATTTAAAATTGGAAGGGATGTGCACACATTTTGCCTCGTCGGACGGGATAGGCAAGGATGACGTTATATATACCGAAAACCAGATAAAAGCGTTCACAAAAGCATGGAAGGCGGTAGCCGATTCGGGAACAGACCCGGGAATAAGGCATTGCGCCAATTCCGCAGCGATTTTTTCTTTACCTGAAACGCATCTTGATATGGTCCGACCGGGGATAGTTTTGTACGGATATTATCCGGGGCAAATAACTAAAGAATATCTTGACAAAAAAGAAATTCATACCGACTTGCGCCCTGTTATGACATTTGAAACGCAGATCGCCGCGTTAAGACATTTTAAAAGCGGAAGTTCCGTTTCATACGGTTATACTTGGACTGCAAGTTCCGAAACCCGCATCGCCATACTTCCCGTGGGTTATGCGGACGGGCTTTTGCGCTGTTTTTCTCCGGGACTGGAAGTCGCCGTCGGGGGAAAACTCTATCCCGTGCGCGGGAGAATATGCATGGATCAGTGTATGATTGAAATCGGTATGAATAATGGCGGCGTCAAGCGCTGGGACAGGGCGGTTATCTTCGGGAGCAGGGAAGAAGGCGCTATTTTGTCTGCGGAAGACGTCGCAAAGATTTCCGGCACTATTTCTTATGAAGTCATGACGGGAATATCAAAGCGCGTCCCGAGAGTTTACCGCTAA
- a CDS encoding bifunctional folylpolyglutamate synthase/dihydrofolate synthase — protein MSDASNSNMDKIEKWFDSFLNFEKLPQKNMFWLDTVKFMCRKLGDPQDESPCVHIAGSKGKGSVSAMISSILEEAGYRTGLYTSPHILEFTERIGSAHGKFENEVYEAAFDELKNLMSTITGGNVSGSGGHIARSGNSVNLRDSLETVTKRPVTWFELVTVYAFLCFKHAHTNFNVFEVGMGGRLDATNVIVPDICVLTPIELEHTQFLGDTIEKIAGEKAGIIKDKIPVISADQNIEAENVFRKKASENCAPLKFVSEMMDKSKCGFSYLTGENCVSAPKLEPERIKKYTSSQLFYNTASAAPAPSPAKTVRMNIRMDSTLFSRPISADLQLLGRVQLENAKVAVCTIKTLFPLIDESIIERGLEKARLPGRFEIANEDLVLDGAHTVNSIRFTIDTFNSVFEQRRAHLLFACAADKNVFDIALVFKNRFEKITLTKPGNAKQSDLSSMREAFKKAGLKFTENEDHISAIKNALDDAKKDGSVLLATGSFYLVAEVKKIIDDLASGRH, from the coding sequence GTGTCAGATGCGTCAAATTCAAATATGGATAAAATTGAAAAATGGTTCGATTCGTTCCTGAATTTTGAAAAACTGCCTCAAAAAAATATGTTTTGGCTGGATACCGTCAAGTTTATGTGTCGAAAGCTCGGCGATCCGCAAGACGAAAGCCCCTGCGTTCACATTGCGGGCTCTAAGGGAAAAGGCTCCGTTTCCGCAATGATAAGCTCCATACTGGAAGAAGCGGGATACCGAACAGGGTTATACACTTCCCCTCACATACTCGAATTTACGGAGCGCATAGGAAGCGCACATGGAAAATTTGAAAACGAAGTCTACGAAGCTGCCTTTGACGAGCTTAAAAACTTAATGAGCACAATTACAGGCGGCAACGTAAGCGGCTCCGGCGGACATATCGCCCGTTCCGGCAATTCCGTAAACTTACGCGATTCACTTGAAACTGTGACAAAACGGCCCGTAACATGGTTTGAGCTTGTAACGGTCTACGCTTTTTTATGCTTTAAACATGCGCATACGAATTTCAACGTATTTGAAGTGGGAATGGGAGGACGCCTTGACGCGACCAACGTCATAGTTCCCGATATCTGCGTTTTGACGCCCATTGAGCTTGAACACACACAATTTTTAGGCGATACAATCGAAAAAATTGCCGGGGAAAAGGCGGGAATAATAAAAGACAAAATTCCCGTTATATCCGCCGATCAAAATATCGAAGCGGAAAACGTTTTTAGAAAAAAAGCTTCGGAAAACTGCGCCCCCCTGAAATTCGTTTCGGAGATGATGGACAAGAGCAAATGCGGTTTTTCTTATTTGACCGGCGAAAACTGCGTCTCGGCGCCAAAGCTTGAACCTGAGCGTATAAAAAAGTATACAAGTTCACAACTTTTCTACAATACCGCGTCCGCCGCCCCCGCGCCTTCTCCTGCAAAAACCGTAAGGATGAATATCCGCATGGATTCCACGCTTTTCAGCCGCCCGATATCCGCCGACTTGCAACTTTTAGGACGGGTACAGCTTGAAAACGCAAAGGTCGCGGTCTGCACAATAAAAACCCTGTTCCCGCTCATAGATGAAAGTATTATTGAAAGAGGACTTGAAAAAGCGAGGCTTCCCGGCCGCTTTGAAATAGCGAACGAAGATCTTGTTCTAGACGGAGCCCATACCGTTAACAGCATACGCTTTACAATCGACACTTTTAATTCGGTCTTCGAACAAAGAAGAGCCCACCTCCTCTTTGCATGCGCGGCTGACAAAAACGTTTTCGACATAGCCCTTGTTTTTAAAAACCGCTTTGAAAAAATAACGCTTACCAAGCCGGGAAACGCCAAGCAATCCGATCTTTCAAGCATGCGCGAAGCGTTTAAAAAAGCCGGTCTTAAATTTACCGAAAACGAAGACCATATTTCAGCGATAAAAAACGCTTTAGACGATGCAAAAAAAGACGGCTCCGTCCTGCTTGCGACAGGTTCGTTTTATCTTGTGGCGGAAGTAAAAAAGATAATCGACGACCTCGCCTCAGGGAGGCATTGA